Proteins from a genomic interval of Nostoc sp. TCL240-02:
- a CDS encoding RNA 2'-phosphotransferase, whose translation MSDSRLVKISKYLSKYLRHTPDAIGIKLAPGGWVTVDELITACAKNKFSITRQELEAVVESSDKQRFSFDSTGTLIRANQGHSVEVDLQLEPVVPPDELYHGTGHKSVDSIMETGLCKMSRHHVHLSKDIATAQTVGARHGKPVVFAISATAMYQAGYIFYCSDNGVWLVDCVPPEYLQKI comes from the coding sequence ATGAGTGATTCTCGTCTCGTCAAAATCAGCAAATATCTCAGCAAATATCTGCGACATACGCCGGATGCAATTGGAATTAAACTTGCTCCTGGTGGTTGGGTTACTGTTGATGAATTAATTACCGCTTGTGCTAAAAACAAGTTTTCGATTACCCGTCAAGAATTAGAGGCAGTAGTAGAATCTAGCGATAAACAACGTTTTTCTTTTGATTCAACAGGTACTCTGATTCGTGCTAACCAAGGACATAGTGTAGAAGTCGATTTACAATTAGAACCTGTTGTTCCCCCAGATGAGCTTTATCATGGCACGGGACACAAATCTGTAGATTCAATTATGGAAACAGGACTTTGCAAGATGTCACGGCATCATGTCCATTTATCCAAGGATATTGCAACAGCACAAACTGTTGGTGCAAGACATGGAAAACCAGTGGTTTTTGCTATATCTGCTACCGCAATGTATCAGGCGGGTTACATTTTCTATTGTTCTGATAATGGTGTTTGGTTAGTGGATTGTGTGCCACCTGAGTATCTCCAAAAAATTTGA
- a CDS encoding helix-turn-helix transcriptional regulator has product MPKSVFSEEYNRFRQLLIEARKAAKLTQAELSAKLNLPQSYVSKYERGERRLDIIEFLQVAQVLEIDPLAFIEELLKYQKEI; this is encoded by the coding sequence GTGCCTAAATCAGTTTTCAGCGAAGAATACAATCGGTTTCGCCAGCTACTCATCGAGGCCCGCAAAGCTGCCAAGCTTACTCAAGCAGAGTTGTCAGCAAAGCTAAACCTTCCACAATCCTATGTATCAAAGTATGAACGTGGAGAGCGTCGTCTTGACATAATTGAATTTTTACAAGTTGCACAAGTCCTTGAAATAGATCCGCTTGCTTTTATCGAAGAACTGCTGAAATATCAAAAGGAGATATAA
- a CDS encoding site-specific DNA-methyltransferase codes for MKTNRENLPLDQILLEDSLQLLSNLPDQCVDLVVSSPPYNLGKEYESRQALDIYLKEQTAVLLECSRILKNTGSLFWQVGAFSDRGMLIPLDIRFFPILESCRLIPRNRIIWARQHGLHAQKKFSCRHETLLWFTKSDNYKFNLDPVRVPQKYQNKKHYRGNRKGELSCNPEGKNPGDICLFRNVKHNHEEQTIHPCQFPEDLVARIILATTNKNDIVLDPFMGSGTTGVVARDYERHFIGSEIELKYHQVALRRLSGNPDTNGCFPNLKTLRDYVGKTGKSIDKFNFDVQIGNKASERSKAKIYPEEYHLQEMEDRLIYEESAFAANLRGEEIPVDKKINGNGKKTSLQNPLVKKVEEVEQTELRLWS; via the coding sequence ATGAAGACTAATAGAGAGAATCTACCCTTAGACCAGATTCTCTTAGAGGATAGCTTACAACTGCTCAGTAATCTGCCAGATCAATGTGTTGACTTAGTTGTATCTTCCCCACCTTATAATCTAGGCAAAGAATACGAATCAAGGCAGGCTCTTGATATTTATTTGAAAGAACAAACAGCCGTTCTGCTTGAATGTAGCCGGATTCTGAAAAACACAGGTTCGCTATTTTGGCAAGTTGGTGCTTTTTCCGATCGAGGAATGCTGATTCCTCTGGATATTCGCTTTTTTCCGATTTTAGAATCATGCAGATTAATTCCTCGCAACCGAATTATATGGGCTAGGCAACATGGTCTTCATGCCCAAAAAAAGTTTTCTTGTAGACATGAAACTCTTCTTTGGTTTACTAAATCAGATAACTATAAATTTAATCTCGATCCTGTTAGAGTTCCCCAAAAGTATCAAAATAAGAAACATTATCGGGGAAATCGGAAGGGAGAACTTTCATGCAATCCAGAAGGAAAAAATCCTGGTGATATTTGTCTATTTCGGAATGTTAAACATAACCATGAAGAACAAACGATACATCCCTGTCAATTTCCAGAAGACTTGGTAGCTAGAATTATATTAGCTACAACTAACAAAAATGATATTGTTTTAGATCCCTTTATGGGATCTGGTACTACGGGAGTGGTTGCAAGAGATTATGAACGCCATTTTATCGGATCAGAAATTGAACTAAAATATCATCAAGTTGCGTTGCGTCGTCTCAGTGGCAATCCAGATACAAATGGCTGTTTTCCAAATTTAAAAACTTTGCGGGATTATGTGGGAAAAACTGGTAAATCTATTGATAAATTTAACTTTGATGTGCAAATAGGAAATAAAGCTTCAGAACGCAGCAAAGCAAAAATTTATCCAGAAGAGTATCACTTGCAAGAAATGGAAGATAGATTAATCTATGAAGAATCTGCTTTTGCAGCTAATCTAAGAGGTGAAGAAATTCCAGTAGATAAAAAGATTAATGGTAATGGGAAAAAGACATCTTTGCAAAATCCACTAGTAAAAAAAGTAGAAGAAGTAGAACAAACTGAACTGAGATTATGGAGTTAA
- a CDS encoding anion transporter: MVVLRYLVIIITYIGLGLGYLPGLRMNRATIAIVGAAFLMALGVLDLPAAWGAIDYKTLIFLFGMMIISANLAASGFFQLALDYTIRRIHSPFGLLVVLTFGSGILSALFLNDTIALILTPLVVGITQLLKLKPIPYLLALAGATNLGSVATLSGNPQNILIGSFSGISYLDFAKALTPLALICLTIQIGLLWWLYPEVRSLRPYLKVKPPRYHIFKPLLIKSLLITTGLLVAFLIGIPTAEVTLIAAALLLVTRRLKPERILQKVDWDLLLMFCGLFILTEGVQKLGSLEWLSRFVDNPLSILGITALLSNLVSNVPAVLLLHHLIPHPDTRTWLLLAAASTLAGNLTLLGSVANLIVAEAVAKQGYRLTFGEHLRFGLPLTVITLMLTYFWIA, translated from the coding sequence ATGGTAGTTTTGCGATATCTCGTGATTATTATTACCTACATCGGGCTAGGATTAGGATACTTGCCCGGACTGCGGATGAATCGGGCGACGATCGCCATTGTTGGTGCTGCCTTCTTAATGGCATTGGGAGTACTAGATTTGCCTGCGGCGTGGGGTGCGATCGACTACAAAACACTAATTTTTCTATTTGGCATGATGATAATCAGTGCCAATCTCGCTGCCTCTGGTTTTTTCCAGCTTGCCCTTGATTATACAATCCGCCGCATCCACAGCCCATTTGGATTACTGGTGGTGTTAACTTTTGGCAGTGGCATCCTCTCAGCACTTTTTCTCAATGATACGATTGCTCTAATTTTGACACCTTTAGTAGTTGGTATTACCCAATTGCTCAAGCTTAAACCTATTCCCTATTTGCTGGCGCTAGCAGGTGCAACTAACCTCGGTTCCGTTGCCACCTTGAGCGGTAATCCTCAAAATATCTTGATTGGTTCCTTTTCTGGCATTAGTTATCTAGATTTTGCGAAAGCTTTAACACCACTTGCGTTGATTTGTTTGACGATTCAGATAGGTTTATTGTGGTGGTTATATCCAGAGGTGCGATCGCTTCGTCCTTACTTAAAAGTAAAACCACCCCGCTACCACATATTCAAGCCACTGTTAATTAAAAGTCTATTGATTACCACCGGATTACTAGTAGCATTTTTAATCGGAATTCCTACTGCTGAAGTTACCTTAATTGCTGCCGCCCTATTACTGGTAACGCGCCGCCTCAAGCCTGAGCGAATTTTACAAAAGGTAGACTGGGATTTGCTATTAATGTTTTGTGGACTGTTCATCCTTACCGAGGGTGTGCAAAAACTTGGTTCCTTAGAATGGCTTTCTCGTTTTGTTGACAATCCCTTGAGCATTTTGGGGATAACAGCGTTGCTATCAAATTTAGTGTCGAATGTACCAGCTGTACTGCTACTACATCACCTAATTCCTCATCCCGACACCCGCACTTGGCTACTACTCGCGGCGGCTTCAACACTGGCAGGAAATCTCACCCTGCTGGGTTCGGTGGCAAACTTGATTGTCGCGGAGGCTGTTGCCAAACAGGGATATCGACTCACTTTTGGGGAACATTTGCGCTTTGGGCTACCGCTAACTGTTATCACCTTGATGCTTACCTATTTTTGGATTGCTTAA
- a CDS encoding TRC40/GET3/ArsA family transport-energizing ATPase has protein sequence MRVILMTGKGGVGKTSVAAATGLRCAELGYQTLVLSTDPAHSLADSFDIELGHAPQKIRPNLWGAELDALQELEGNWGAVKRYITQVLQARGLDGVQAEELAILPGMDEIFGLVRMKRHYDEGEFDVLIIDSAPTGTALRLLSLPEVGGWYMRRFYKPFQNISVALRPLVEPFFRPIAGFSLPDKEVMDAPYEFYEQIEALEKVLTDNTQTSVRLVTNPEKMVIKESLRAHAYLSLYNVATDLVVANRIIPSVVQDPFFQRWKESQEQYRQEIHDNFHPLPVKEVPLFSEEMCGLAALERLKETLYKDEDPTQVYYKETTLRVVQEENQYSLEIYLPGIPKDQVQLSKTGDELNITIGNHRRNLVLPQALAALQPGGAKMEDDYLKIRFADNTKV, from the coding sequence ATGCGTGTAATTTTAATGACTGGTAAAGGCGGCGTGGGCAAAACTTCCGTCGCTGCTGCAACTGGACTCCGTTGTGCAGAACTAGGCTATCAGACATTGGTTTTAAGTACAGATCCGGCTCATTCCCTAGCTGATAGTTTTGACATAGAACTAGGACATGCACCCCAAAAAATTCGCCCAAATTTGTGGGGTGCAGAACTAGATGCGCTGCAAGAACTAGAGGGAAACTGGGGTGCTGTAAAACGTTACATTACCCAAGTTTTACAAGCGAGGGGTTTAGACGGCGTACAGGCGGAAGAATTGGCGATTTTGCCAGGCATGGATGAGATTTTTGGTTTGGTAAGAATGAAACGCCATTACGATGAAGGTGAGTTTGATGTATTAATTATCGACTCAGCCCCCACTGGCACTGCGCTGCGCTTGCTGAGTCTACCTGAAGTCGGTGGTTGGTATATGCGCCGTTTTTACAAACCATTTCAAAACATCTCGGTAGCACTTCGCCCTCTGGTTGAACCTTTTTTTAGGCCAATTGCTGGTTTTTCGCTACCCGATAAAGAGGTGATGGATGCACCTTATGAGTTTTATGAACAAATTGAAGCTCTAGAAAAAGTATTAACAGACAATACCCAAACCTCAGTACGTCTAGTCACAAATCCTGAAAAGATGGTGATTAAAGAATCTCTGCGTGCCCATGCTTATCTGAGTTTATATAATGTTGCAACAGATTTAGTAGTGGCTAATCGGATTATTCCAAGCGTTGTCCAAGACCCATTTTTCCAACGTTGGAAGGAAAGTCAGGAACAATATCGCCAGGAAATTCATGATAATTTCCACCCTCTACCTGTGAAAGAAGTTCCCCTATTTTCTGAAGAAATGTGTGGATTAGCTGCATTGGAACGCCTCAAGGAAACTCTTTATAAAGATGAAGATCCGACTCAAGTTTATTACAAAGAAACTACTCTTAGAGTCGTGCAAGAGGAAAATCAATACAGCTTAGAAATTTATCTACCTGGTATTCCTAAAGACCAAGTTCAACTAAGTAAAACAGGAGACGAATTAAACATTACTATTGGCAACCATCGTCGTAACTTAGTTTTGCCACAAGCCTTAGCAGCATTACAACCAGGAGGGGCAAAGATGGAAGATGACTATCTAAAAATCCGCTTTGCTGACAACACAAAAGTTTAA
- the cobJ gene encoding precorrin-3B C(17)-methyltransferase, translating into MIMNVAPAIVVLGQNSVTVARQIISVLPGATLYGLAGRTSGVDVSFTNFGDTLRELFAQGTPLIGICAAGILIRTLAPILSDKQQEPPVLAVAEDGSAVVPLLGGLGGVNDLARRIAEALDVKPAITTTGDLRLGTTLLSPPHGYLLANPDDAKKFISDVLAGAEVRLEGIAPWLSDSKLPINPNGDLTIQVTERLVTPTANCLVYHPATIAIAINDTIDDAVAFVQQLLADVALEKTSVAGIFAPMTAAANSAIHAVASALGVPARFFTPNQLESLLSQGYSSAQAAAIAATGTFPLSSSSPDVAIAIAPQPIDPNIIGQPRGRLAIIGTGPGGSQWMSPEVKEILKSATDLVGYKTYLDLIGSLADGKQRHESDNREEEARAKMALDLAASGRYVAVVSSGDPGIYAMATAVFEVCDRYAKPEWDSIDIHVAPGISAMQAAAAAIGAPLGHDFCAISLSDILKPWSAIEQRIAAAAEADFVIAFYNPVSKERTWQLAEAKNILLRHRTPDTPVVLARNLGRPGQTVKAIALDQLTPASADMRTIILVGSTKTRTIKRSDGNLWVYTPRRYTEQ; encoded by the coding sequence ATGATCATGAACGTTGCACCCGCCATTGTAGTACTAGGTCAAAATAGTGTGACAGTAGCACGCCAAATAATCAGCGTTCTACCAGGAGCGACGCTATATGGTCTAGCGGGTCGCACATCGGGAGTGGATGTCAGTTTTACTAATTTTGGCGACACGTTACGCGAGTTATTTGCTCAGGGAACGCCGCTAATTGGCATTTGTGCCGCCGGAATTTTAATTAGGACGCTAGCTCCCATACTCTCGGATAAACAGCAGGAACCACCTGTGTTAGCTGTGGCTGAAGATGGTAGTGCTGTTGTCCCCCTCTTGGGCGGACTTGGTGGGGTAAACGATTTGGCCCGCCGCATTGCCGAAGCGCTTGATGTTAAACCTGCAATTACAACTACAGGTGATTTACGTTTGGGTACAACCCTCTTGTCTCCTCCTCACGGATACCTTTTAGCAAACCCAGACGATGCTAAGAAATTTATTTCAGATGTGCTAGCGGGGGCAGAAGTCAGACTAGAAGGCATAGCGCCTTGGTTGAGCGATAGTAAATTACCCATAAATCCCAATGGAGATTTGACCATCCAAGTTACGGAACGTTTGGTAACTCCTACAGCCAATTGTCTTGTGTATCACCCAGCAACGATCGCGATCGCAATTAATGACACCATTGATGATGCAGTCGCTTTTGTACAACAGCTACTAGCCGATGTCGCACTAGAAAAAACATCAGTCGCCGGGATATTTGCACCCATGACCGCCGCAGCCAATTCCGCAATCCACGCTGTCGCTAGCGCCTTGGGAGTACCTGCCCGCTTTTTTACCCCAAATCAGTTAGAAAGTTTGTTATCACAAGGTTATAGCTCCGCTCAAGCAGCAGCGATCGCAGCTACAGGCACATTCCCCTTATCTTCGTCATCTCCCGACGTTGCGATCGCTATTGCCCCCCAACCAATTGACCCCAACATCATCGGTCAGCCACGCGGAAGGTTAGCGATTATAGGCACGGGGCCTGGTGGTTCGCAATGGATGTCTCCAGAAGTTAAAGAGATACTCAAGTCGGCAACTGACCTCGTGGGTTATAAAACTTATTTAGATTTAATCGGTTCTCTGGCTGATGGCAAGCAACGGCATGAGTCTGACAACCGCGAAGAAGAAGCACGGGCAAAAATGGCCCTTGATTTGGCAGCATCTGGGCGATATGTAGCTGTCGTTTCATCTGGCGACCCTGGTATCTATGCAATGGCAACAGCAGTTTTTGAAGTATGCGATCGCTATGCTAAACCCGAATGGGATAGTATCGACATTCATGTAGCACCAGGTATTTCAGCTATGCAGGCAGCAGCAGCAGCCATTGGTGCGCCCCTGGGACATGACTTCTGTGCCATTTCCCTCTCTGATATCTTGAAGCCTTGGTCTGCTATCGAACAACGAATTGCTGCTGCTGCCGAGGCTGATTTCGTCATCGCTTTCTACAATCCTGTTTCCAAAGAGCGTACTTGGCAACTAGCAGAAGCAAAAAATATTTTGCTGCGACATAGAACACCGGATACCCCAGTAGTGTTGGCGCGGAATCTCGGCAGACCAGGACAGACGGTGAAAGCGATCGCACTTGACCAGTTAACACCAGCAAGCGCTGATATGCGAACAATTATTCTCGTTGGTTCCACAAAAACCCGAACTATCAAACGCAGTGATGGTAATCTCTGGGTTTATACGCCGCGCCGCTATACCGAACAGTAG
- a CDS encoding BMP family ABC transporter substrate-binding protein produces MDRRNFLKYATLAGSSFALTSCVQGKNSKLPGEVSPSASPVAVNEPLKVGFVYVGPVGNFGWTYAHDLGRRDMEANLNDKVKTTFVENVNEGADAERIIRQLALDGNKLIFTTSFGYMNPTIKVAKDFSDVIFEHCAGYKRAANVGTYLGRFEEPRYLTGMIAGKMTKSNVVGFIGAYPIPEVIRGISAFTQGMRLTNPQAKVKVLWVQSWYDPAKEREAAIALVNSGADVLTQHTDSGAVVQLAEEKGIYAFGYNSDMSKFAQKAHLTSVINRWGKFYTDKALAVMSNTWKPQNVWDGIGQGMVDISPMNQVIPVEVQQLVNAKRDEFIQGTAHPFDGPMKDQKGVVRVPNGKVLEDRGQLAMDWYVEGVEGSIPQRKL; encoded by the coding sequence ATGGATCGTCGGAATTTTCTAAAGTATGCCACTTTAGCAGGATCTAGTTTTGCTTTAACGAGTTGTGTTCAAGGCAAAAATTCCAAATTGCCAGGTGAGGTTTCTCCCTCAGCGTCGCCTGTGGCGGTAAATGAACCTCTCAAGGTGGGATTTGTTTATGTGGGGCCTGTGGGTAATTTTGGTTGGACTTATGCCCATGATTTAGGTCGCAGAGATATGGAAGCCAATCTTAACGATAAGGTAAAAACTACCTTTGTCGAAAATGTCAATGAAGGTGCTGATGCTGAAAGGATAATTCGCCAACTAGCATTAGATGGTAACAAGTTGATTTTTACTACTTCCTTTGGGTATATGAACCCAACAATTAAAGTCGCTAAAGACTTTAGTGATGTTATCTTTGAACATTGTGCAGGATACAAACGTGCTGCCAATGTCGGCACTTATCTAGGACGTTTTGAAGAACCGCGTTACTTAACCGGCATGATTGCTGGCAAAATGACAAAATCAAATGTAGTTGGTTTTATTGGCGCATACCCAATCCCAGAAGTAATTCGGGGAATCAGTGCATTTACACAAGGAATGCGCTTAACAAATCCCCAAGCAAAAGTTAAGGTACTTTGGGTACAAAGTTGGTACGATCCAGCTAAAGAAAGAGAAGCAGCTATTGCTTTGGTCAATTCAGGTGCAGATGTACTGACCCAGCATACCGACTCTGGCGCTGTTGTCCAATTAGCTGAGGAAAAAGGCATTTATGCTTTTGGCTACAACAGTGATATGAGCAAGTTTGCTCAAAAAGCCCACCTGACATCAGTTATTAACAGATGGGGCAAGTTCTATACGGATAAAGCCTTGGCTGTAATGAGTAATACTTGGAAACCTCAAAACGTTTGGGATGGCATTGGTCAAGGAATGGTGGATATTTCGCCGATGAATCAGGTGATTCCGGTAGAGGTACAACAACTAGTGAATGCGAAGCGCGATGAGTTTATTCAGGGTACTGCACATCCTTTTGATGGCCCGATGAAAGACCAAAAAGGGGTGGTGCGAGTTCCAAATGGTAAGGTGTTGGAAGATCGAGGACAATTGGCGATGGATTGGTATGTTGAGGGAGTTGAAGGGTCAATTCCCCAGAGGAAACTATAG
- a CDS encoding peptidoglycan-binding domain-containing protein translates to MLDLFISTYLIFVKPDTLNGSLVAKESKSMAISSPEVIRHILIGLGYLAPEIDPKPDLTKFAPWKRNNNSLTDDLTEEAIKKFQKQYSQKLVVNGNADAETRTVMEETVKGLQNRLKFHGFATPAEIPPDKPFYGPATYTAVKKFQKSQGLTENGIATFEQRQILQQPNLTDKPPIPPQSQLKLIDLCFQFKKNPQNPSYIAALNNLQQNLPKDVLHKVTNKWRGTNDQNPEIIKLTNLFIYYDDNNQNHRDALNHLQSQITPAISQAFLSLWNKK, encoded by the coding sequence ATGTTAGATTTATTTATCTCTACTTACTTAATTTTTGTAAAACCAGATACATTAAATGGTAGTTTAGTAGCAAAGGAATCGAAGAGCATGGCCATTAGTAGCCCTGAAGTCATCCGTCATATCTTGATCGGGCTGGGATATTTAGCACCTGAGATTGATCCGAAGCCGGATCTGACTAAATTCGCTCCCTGGAAGCGCAATAACAACTCATTAACAGACGATCTTACTGAAGAAGCGATTAAAAAGTTTCAGAAGCAGTACTCACAAAAACTTGTGGTAAATGGTAACGCTGATGCTGAGACTCGAACTGTAATGGAAGAGACAGTCAAAGGACTTCAAAATAGATTGAAGTTTCACGGTTTTGCAACCCCTGCCGAAATTCCTCCAGACAAGCCTTTTTATGGGCCAGCCACTTATACAGCAGTCAAGAAATTTCAGAAATCTCAGGGTTTAACTGAAAATGGCATTGCCACTTTTGAACAGCGTCAAATTCTACAGCAGCCTAACCTAACAGATAAGCCTCCAATCCCCCCACAATCACAACTCAAGCTGATAGATTTGTGCTTCCAATTCAAAAAGAATCCTCAAAATCCTTCTTACATCGCAGCGTTAAATAACTTACAACAAAACCTACCCAAGGACGTTTTACACAAAGTTACCAACAAATGGAGAGGGACAAACGATCAAAATCCTGAGATTATCAAGCTGACGAATTTGTTCATTTATTATGACGACAACAATCAAAACCATCGTGATGCACTAAATCACTTACAAAGTCAGATTACCCCAGCCATCTCTCAAGCATTTTTAAGTCTCTGGAATAAAAAGTAA
- a CDS encoding acyl--CoA ligase, translating to MNLFELLAGEDNHSALVTPGGRSLTYKQLRENIVELVSQLNSFGLKRGERIAIAMTNGSPMAITFLAAALCGTAAPLNPKYKQDEFAFYYEDTQANALITLSDEPEAAIAAVTPNMMVINAKVNTDGTLSFELVKTGSKPIESSNPAPPNADDLAMILHTSGTTSRPKRVPIRHRNLIASANNIIIAYSLTAADTTLCLMPLFHVHGLVGCLLSTLVSGGTLICPNGFNALEFWKLVDTYKPTWYSAAPTMHQTILARASRNTEIVQANRFRFIRSSSASLPPIIIEQLEATLNTPVVESYSMTEASHLMTTNPLPPKERKPGSVGYGFGVDVGIMDSEGNLLSQGSLGEVVVKAPNVIDGYENNPEANATAFVNGWFRTGDQGTVDADGYLRLTGRIKELINRGGEKISPLEVDDVLLRHPAVAEALAFAVPHKSLGEDIHAAVVLKGKVDEKELSAHCSTLLADFKVPKQIHILDQLPRGATGKLQRLAMAKLLNIG from the coding sequence ATGAATTTATTTGAGCTTTTAGCAGGGGAAGACAATCATTCAGCCCTCGTTACACCTGGGGGGCGATCGCTAACTTATAAGCAATTGCGCGAGAATATTGTTGAACTCGTATCCCAACTCAACAGCTTTGGATTGAAACGGGGAGAACGCATAGCCATTGCCATGACTAACGGTTCACCAATGGCTATTACCTTTTTGGCTGCCGCTCTGTGTGGCACGGCTGCACCCCTAAATCCCAAATACAAACAAGACGAATTTGCCTTTTACTACGAAGATACTCAGGCAAATGCCCTGATTACCTTGTCTGATGAACCAGAAGCAGCGATCGCCGCCGTCACACCCAATATGATGGTGATTAATGCCAAGGTAAACACTGACGGCACATTGAGCTTTGAATTAGTCAAAACAGGCTCAAAACCAATTGAATCATCGAATCCCGCACCCCCCAACGCCGACGATCTGGCAATGATTCTTCACACTAGCGGCACTACCAGCCGTCCGAAGCGTGTGCCGATTCGTCATCGCAATTTAATCGCCTCAGCCAACAACATTATTATTGCTTACTCACTCACAGCAGCCGACACTACACTTTGTTTAATGCCCCTGTTTCATGTTCACGGATTGGTGGGTTGTTTGCTGTCAACCCTAGTATCGGGCGGCACACTAATTTGTCCCAATGGTTTTAATGCCCTGGAGTTTTGGAAACTAGTAGATACCTACAAACCTACCTGGTACTCCGCAGCGCCAACCATGCACCAGACAATTTTGGCCCGCGCTAGCCGCAACACAGAAATTGTCCAAGCTAATCGCTTTCGTTTCATTCGCTCTAGTAGTGCTTCTTTGCCCCCAATTATTATTGAACAGTTAGAGGCAACTCTTAATACTCCTGTGGTGGAATCTTACAGCATGACTGAAGCATCCCACTTAATGACTACCAACCCCCTACCGCCAAAAGAGCGAAAACCAGGTAGTGTTGGTTATGGCTTTGGTGTGGATGTCGGCATTATGGATTCTGAAGGCAACCTATTATCTCAGGGAAGCTTGGGTGAGGTAGTAGTCAAAGCACCTAATGTCATTGATGGTTACGAAAACAACCCAGAAGCCAACGCCACAGCTTTTGTCAACGGTTGGTTCCGCACAGGAGATCAGGGTACTGTGGATGCAGACGGCTATCTCCGCTTGACTGGACGTATTAAAGAATTAATTAACCGGGGTGGGGAAAAAATTTCTCCTTTAGAAGTGGATGATGTTTTGCTGCGCCATCCCGCCGTCGCCGAAGCTTTAGCTTTTGCCGTCCCCCATAAATCTTTAGGTGAAGATATCCACGCTGCTGTTGTCCTTAAGGGAAAAGTTGACGAAAAAGAACTTTCAGCCCACTGTTCAACATTGTTGGCAGACTTCAAAGTTCCGAAGCAAATTCACATTTTAGATCAACTACCTCGTGGTGCTACGGGGAAACTGCAACGGTTAGCTATGGCGAAATTGCTTAACATCGGCTAA